A region of Nocardioides alkalitolerans DNA encodes the following proteins:
- the ligA gene encoding NAD-dependent DNA ligase LigA, with protein sequence MSEVEVPEPAPVTPASEDARERHRELAEQVEDARWRYYVLDQPTLSDADFDARMRELEALEEAHPELRTPDSPTQRVGGAVSTEFTAVDHLERMMSLDNAFTLDELASWHARLGRDGVESPALLCELKVDGLAINLLYEHGRLVRALTRGDGRTGEDVTPNVKTIGSIPHRLTGTDEFPVPELVEVRGEIFLPVEAFERLNVAMTEAGKQVFANPRNAAAGSLRQKDPRVTATRALGMVCHGIGARRGFEPATQSQAYTALAAWGLPVSPRVEVVPDLAGVQQYVERYGAERHSVEHEIDGVVVKVDEVALQRRLGSTSRAPRWAIAFKYPPEEVNAKLLDILVNTGRTGRVTPFGLMEPTRVAGSTVEMATLHNAHEVARKDVRPGDTVILRKAGDVIPEIVGPVLDLRPPDAEPWVMPTECPACGTPLAQQKEGDKDLRCPNHEKCPAQVRERVFHVAGRGAFDIEGLGYEAAVALLGVDGFGNEGDVFRIDESLLLRTELFTRAPKKGEEGRQLTANGVKLLANLDKAKDVPLWRVLVALSIRHVGPTAARALATEFGSMEAIRAASLEELAAAEGVGPTIAEAVTEWFGDADDPDNWHAAIVDKWAADGVRMADERDESTPRTLEGLTVVVTGSLVDFSRDSAKEAILSHGGKAAGSVSKKTDFVVVGENAGSKAEKAEQLKVPILDEDSFKRLLAEGPAPFRPEPEEPEESEEAEEPDA encoded by the coding sequence ATGAGCGAAGTCGAGGTCCCCGAGCCCGCGCCGGTGACGCCTGCGTCGGAGGACGCCCGGGAGCGTCACCGCGAGCTGGCGGAGCAGGTGGAGGACGCGCGCTGGCGTTACTACGTGCTGGACCAGCCGACGCTGTCGGACGCCGACTTCGACGCCCGCATGCGTGAGCTGGAGGCGCTGGAGGAGGCGCACCCCGAGCTCCGCACGCCCGACTCGCCCACCCAGCGGGTCGGCGGCGCCGTGTCGACGGAGTTCACGGCCGTCGACCACCTCGAGCGCATGATGAGCCTCGACAACGCCTTCACGCTCGACGAGCTGGCGTCGTGGCACGCACGGCTGGGTCGTGACGGTGTCGAGTCGCCGGCTCTGCTCTGCGAGCTCAAGGTCGACGGCCTCGCCATCAACCTGCTCTACGAGCACGGCCGCCTCGTCCGCGCCCTCACCCGCGGCGACGGGCGCACGGGCGAGGACGTCACGCCCAACGTCAAGACGATCGGCTCGATCCCGCACCGCCTGACCGGCACCGACGAGTTCCCAGTGCCGGAGCTCGTCGAGGTGCGCGGCGAGATCTTCCTCCCCGTCGAGGCCTTCGAGCGGCTCAACGTCGCGATGACCGAGGCGGGCAAGCAGGTGTTCGCCAACCCCCGCAACGCCGCGGCGGGGTCGCTGCGGCAGAAGGACCCCCGCGTCACCGCCACCCGGGCCCTCGGCATGGTCTGCCACGGCATCGGCGCGCGCCGCGGCTTCGAGCCCGCGACCCAGTCGCAGGCCTACACCGCGCTCGCCGCGTGGGGTCTCCCCGTCTCCCCCCGGGTCGAGGTGGTGCCCGACCTCGCGGGCGTGCAGCAGTACGTCGAGAGGTACGGCGCGGAGCGACACTCCGTCGAGCACGAGATCGACGGCGTGGTCGTCAAGGTGGACGAGGTGGCGCTGCAGCGTCGCCTCGGCTCGACCAGCCGGGCGCCGCGCTGGGCGATCGCGTTCAAGTACCCGCCGGAGGAGGTCAACGCCAAGCTCCTCGACATCCTCGTCAACACGGGGCGCACCGGTCGGGTCACCCCGTTCGGCCTCATGGAGCCGACCCGCGTGGCCGGGTCGACGGTCGAGATGGCGACCCTCCACAACGCCCACGAGGTGGCGCGCAAGGACGTGCGGCCCGGTGACACGGTCATCCTCCGCAAGGCCGGCGACGTCATCCCGGAGATCGTCGGGCCGGTGCTCGACCTGCGCCCGCCTGACGCCGAGCCGTGGGTGATGCCGACCGAGTGCCCCGCCTGCGGCACCCCCCTCGCCCAGCAGAAGGAGGGCGACAAGGACCTCCGGTGCCCCAACCACGAGAAGTGCCCCGCCCAGGTGCGCGAGCGCGTCTTCCACGTCGCGGGCCGGGGTGCGTTCGACATCGAGGGGCTGGGGTACGAGGCGGCGGTCGCGCTCCTGGGCGTGGACGGCTTCGGCAACGAGGGCGACGTCTTCCGCATCGACGAGTCCCTCCTGCTGCGCACGGAGCTCTTCACGCGCGCGCCCAAGAAGGGGGAGGAGGGGCGTCAGCTCACCGCCAACGGCGTGAAGCTGCTGGCCAACCTCGACAAGGCGAAGGACGTGCCGCTGTGGCGCGTGCTCGTCGCGCTGTCGATCCGGCACGTCGGGCCGACGGCGGCCCGAGCCCTGGCCACCGAGTTCGGCTCCATGGAGGCGATCCGCGCCGCGAGCCTCGAGGAGCTCGCGGCAGCCGAGGGGGTCGGGCCGACCATCGCCGAGGCCGTCACGGAGTGGTTCGGCGACGCCGACGACCCCGACAACTGGCACGCGGCGATCGTGGACAAGTGGGCGGCCGACGGCGTCCGCATGGCCGACGAGCGCGACGAGTCGACGCCCCGCACGCTGGAGGGCCTCACCGTCGTCGTCACGGGGTCGCTCGTCGACTTCAGCCGGGACTCCGCGAAGGAGGCGATCCTGTCCCACGGCGGCAAGGCCGCCGGCTCGGTGTCGAAGAAGACCGACTTCGTCGTCGTGGGCGAGAACGCCGGCTCCAAGGCCGAGAAGGCCGAACAGCTCAAGGTCCCGATCCTCGACGAGGACAGCTTCAAGCGGCTCCTCGCCGAGGGGCCGGCACCGTTCCGTCCGGAGCCCGAGGAGCCCGAGGAGTCCGAGGAAGCCGAGGAGCCCGACGCCTGA
- the gatC gene encoding Asp-tRNA(Asn)/Glu-tRNA(Gln) amidotransferase subunit GatC, which translates to MPDTPPSLTREDVAHLADLARIDLSDAELDHLAPQLSVILESVASIQGVAGDDVPPTSHPIPMTNVFREDVVVPGLTAEQALSGAPAVEEQRFSVPRILGDEQ; encoded by the coding sequence ATGCCCGACACACCTCCGTCGCTGACGCGTGAGGACGTGGCGCACCTCGCCGACCTCGCCCGCATCGACCTGTCCGACGCCGAGCTCGACCACCTGGCGCCCCAGCTCTCCGTGATCCTGGAGTCCGTGGCGTCGATCCAGGGCGTGGCCGGCGACGACGTGCCGCCGACGTCCCACCCGATCCCGATGACCAACGTCTTCCGCGAGGACGTCGTCGTCCCGGGCCTCACGGCCGAGCAGGCGCTCTCGGGCGCGCCGGCCGTGGAGGAGCAGCGCTTCAGCGTGCCGCGGATCCTGGGGGACGAGCAGTGA
- the gatB gene encoding Asp-tRNA(Asn)/Glu-tRNA(Gln) amidotransferase subunit GatB, whose protein sequence is MSTDTLVDFDEALTRYEPALGLEVHVELNTATKMFCGCPATFGGEPNTQVCPTCLGLPGAMPAVNGKAVEAAIRIGLALNCDIAEWCRFARKNYFYPDMPKNFQTSQYDEPIAFDGYMDVDVDGETFRVEIERAHMEEDTGKSTHVGGATGRIHGADHSLVDYNRAGIPLIEIVTRPITGAGAKAPAVARAYVQQLRDLILALGVSEARMDQGNLRADVNLSLAPTGSGVLGTRSETKNVNSFRSIERAVRFEVSRHAGVLDGGGKVVQETRHFHEDTGITTSGREKSDAEDYRYFPEPDLVPVAPSREWVEELRATLPENPTAKRARLQGEWGFTDLEMRDTVGAGAFGLVEETIAAGAAPQAARKWWVAELARRAKDAGVELAEVGVTPVQVAAVQALVDAGTINDKLARQVFDGLVAGEGTPEEIVAARGLAIVSDDGALGAAVDKAIEANPDVAQKIRDGKHAAAGALIGAVMKEMRGQADAGRVRELVLERLA, encoded by the coding sequence ATGAGCACCGACACCCTGGTCGACTTCGACGAGGCGCTGACCCGCTACGAGCCGGCGCTGGGCCTCGAGGTCCACGTCGAGCTCAACACGGCGACGAAGATGTTCTGCGGCTGCCCCGCGACGTTCGGCGGCGAGCCGAACACGCAGGTCTGCCCGACCTGCCTCGGCCTCCCGGGCGCCATGCCCGCGGTCAACGGCAAGGCCGTGGAGGCCGCGATCCGCATCGGCCTCGCGCTGAACTGCGACATCGCCGAGTGGTGCCGCTTCGCGCGGAAGAACTACTTCTACCCGGACATGCCGAAGAACTTCCAGACGTCGCAGTACGACGAGCCCATCGCCTTCGACGGCTACATGGACGTCGACGTGGACGGGGAGACGTTCCGGGTCGAGATCGAGCGGGCCCACATGGAGGAGGACACCGGCAAGTCGACCCACGTGGGCGGCGCCACGGGCCGCATCCACGGGGCCGACCACTCGCTGGTCGACTACAACCGCGCCGGCATCCCGCTGATCGAGATCGTCACGCGCCCCATCACGGGGGCGGGCGCGAAGGCCCCCGCCGTGGCGCGGGCCTACGTGCAGCAGCTGCGCGACCTCATCCTCGCGCTCGGGGTCTCCGAGGCCCGGATGGACCAGGGCAACCTGCGCGCCGACGTGAACCTCTCGCTGGCACCGACCGGCTCCGGCGTGCTCGGCACCCGCAGCGAGACGAAGAACGTGAACTCGTTCCGCTCCATCGAGCGCGCCGTGCGCTTCGAGGTCTCGCGCCACGCGGGCGTCCTCGACGGTGGCGGCAAGGTCGTGCAGGAGACGCGTCACTTCCACGAGGACACGGGCATCACGACTTCCGGTCGCGAGAAGTCCGACGCGGAGGACTACCGCTACTTCCCCGAGCCCGACCTCGTGCCGGTCGCGCCCAGCCGGGAGTGGGTCGAGGAGCTCCGCGCCACGCTGCCGGAGAACCCGACGGCCAAGCGCGCCCGTCTCCAGGGCGAGTGGGGCTTCACCGACCTCGAGATGCGCGACACCGTCGGTGCGGGCGCGTTCGGCCTCGTCGAGGAGACGATCGCCGCGGGCGCCGCGCCCCAGGCCGCGCGCAAGTGGTGGGTCGCCGAGCTCGCGCGCCGGGCGAAGGACGCGGGCGTCGAGCTGGCCGAGGTCGGCGTCACGCCGGTCCAGGTCGCCGCCGTCCAGGCGCTCGTCGACGCTGGCACGATCAACGACAAGCTGGCGCGCCAGGTCTTCGACGGCCTCGTCGCCGGCGAGGGCACGCCGGAGGAGATCGTCGCGGCCCGCGGTCTCGCGATCGTCTCCGACGACGGCGCCCTGGGCGCCGCGGTCGACAAGGCGATCGAGGCCAACCCCGACGTGGCGCAGAAGATCCGCGACGGCAAGCACGCCGCCGCCGGCGCCCTCATCGGCGCCGTCATGAAGGAGATGCGCGGTCAGGCCGACGCCGGCCGGGTCCGCGAGCTCGTGCTGGAGCGCCTGGCCTGA
- a CDS encoding TetR/AcrR family transcriptional regulator, with product MSLRRAACRPRVEGDREQEIRDATAEVLAEVGYDRLTMDAVAKAAQASKATLYRRWETKASLVLDTLCTLKAGPETPIDTGSLRGDLIAAFATPSGFINDKALTIFSSVLTAIATDEELAAGFRERFLGPKLVISHEIYARAKERGEIRADLDLDLLEPALPGIVMHRAIVLGEPPTRELVVRVIDEIILPAATHRADEPVRTT from the coding sequence ATGAGCCTGCGTCGTGCCGCCTGCCGCCCCCGTGTCGAGGGGGACCGCGAGCAGGAGATCCGGGACGCGACGGCCGAGGTGCTCGCAGAGGTGGGGTACGACCGTCTCACCATGGACGCCGTCGCGAAGGCCGCCCAGGCCTCCAAGGCGACGCTCTACCGCCGGTGGGAGACCAAGGCCAGCCTGGTGCTCGACACGCTCTGCACCCTCAAGGCCGGTCCCGAGACGCCGATCGACACCGGGTCGCTGCGTGGCGACCTCATCGCCGCGTTCGCCACGCCCTCGGGCTTCATCAACGACAAGGCGCTGACGATCTTCTCCAGCGTCCTCACCGCCATCGCCACGGACGAGGAGCTGGCCGCGGGCTTCCGCGAGCGGTTCCTCGGCCCGAAGCTCGTCATCAGCCACGAGATCTACGCCCGTGCGAAGGAGCGCGGCGAGATCCGGGCCGACCTCGACCTCGACCTCCTCGAGCCCGCCCTCCCGGGCATCGTCATGCACCGGGCCATCGTGCTCGGCGAGCCCCCCACGCGGGAGCTCGTCGTGCGCGTCATCGACGAGATCATCCTGCCGGCCGCCACCCACCGCGCGGACGAGCCCGTCCGCACGACCTGA
- a CDS encoding type 1 glutamine amidotransferase translates to MSTQGELTGRRIAIVAGDYFEEVELTTPRDELRAKGAEVHVFSTTGESIQAMEGDTEKTSKVEVDGDLSGVDVAGYDAIVVPGGTVNADHLRTDETAQKIVSDALAAEKVVAVICHGPWLLVSAGLTQGRRLTSFPSLADDVRNAGGEWVDEEVVVDGTLVTSRNPDDLPAFVGAITQQLA, encoded by the coding sequence ATGAGCACCCAGGGAGAGCTGACCGGACGACGCATCGCGATCGTGGCAGGGGACTACTTCGAGGAGGTCGAGCTGACGACGCCGCGCGACGAGCTGCGCGCGAAGGGCGCCGAGGTGCACGTCTTCTCGACGACCGGCGAGTCCATCCAGGCGATGGAGGGCGACACGGAGAAGACGTCGAAGGTCGAGGTCGACGGCGACCTGTCCGGTGTCGACGTCGCGGGCTACGACGCGATCGTGGTGCCCGGCGGCACCGTCAACGCCGACCACCTCCGCACCGACGAGACCGCGCAGAAGATCGTCTCCGACGCCCTCGCGGCGGAGAAGGTCGTCGCCGTCATCTGCCACGGTCCGTGGCTGCTGGTCTCCGCCGGCCTCACGCAGGGCCGGCGCCTCACGAGCTTCCCGTCGCTCGCCGACGACGTGCGCAACGCCGGCGGCGAGTGGGTCGACGAGGAGGTCGTCGTCGACGGCACCCTCGTCACGAGCCGCAACCCGGACGACCTGCCGGCGTTCGTCGGGGCGATCACCCAGCAGCTGGCCTGA
- a CDS encoding MFS transporter yields MTDLSPASPASAQDEAAAPPATRHLGWALVLISVAQLMVVLDATIANIALPYIGADLGIDEANLSWIVTGYALAFGGLLLLGGRLGDLLGRRRVLMAGLVIFAVASLLGGLATNEGLLLGARGLQGLGAALASPAALALITTTFPAGPARNRAFAIYAAMSGIGAAFGLILGGWLTGHSSFFGVDVEGWRMTFLINVPIGIVAALLAPRFLPESARHAGRLDVPGAATGTLGLLAIVFGLTRASEEAHGWGDTGTIAALVAGVVLLATFIVIETRVSDPLMPIRIFANRTRAASFVAMMMVPAAMFAMFFFLSLYVQNVGGWEPLHTGFAFLPFSVGMIAGATLSSKLVSHVDPRFIAGTGTILAAIALFGFSRLPSDLAAGDVISSLASGGSAVDIDYVSGMLPYLLLMSFGMGLTFVPLTLTAVHHVRAEDSGIGSGVLNTMQQVGGALGLAALATVASHVATTSAETFGPQAGQAVAGAGVPAEQGGALAQAATQLAAFADGSTTAFLVGAGLILIGSVVVWLFVDVKHEELATDAPEGVHVG; encoded by the coding sequence ATGACCGACCTGTCCCCGGCCTCCCCTGCCTCCGCGCAGGACGAGGCCGCCGCCCCGCCGGCCACCCGCCACCTCGGCTGGGCGCTGGTGCTCATCTCCGTCGCCCAGCTGATGGTCGTGCTCGACGCGACCATCGCCAACATCGCGCTGCCCTACATCGGTGCCGACCTCGGCATCGACGAGGCCAACCTGTCGTGGATCGTCACGGGCTACGCCCTGGCGTTCGGCGGCCTCCTCCTGCTCGGTGGTCGCCTCGGCGACCTCCTCGGTCGCCGCCGCGTCCTCATGGCCGGCCTCGTGATCTTCGCGGTCGCCTCCCTGCTCGGTGGTCTCGCCACCAACGAGGGCCTGCTCCTCGGCGCCCGTGGCCTCCAGGGCCTCGGCGCGGCGCTCGCCTCCCCGGCCGCGCTGGCGCTCATCACGACGACGTTCCCGGCCGGCCCGGCCCGCAACCGGGCGTTCGCGATCTACGCCGCCATGTCCGGCATCGGGGCCGCCTTCGGGCTCATCCTCGGCGGGTGGCTCACCGGCCACAGCTCGTTCTTCGGCGTCGACGTCGAGGGCTGGCGCATGACCTTCCTCATCAACGTGCCGATCGGCATCGTCGCCGCGCTGCTGGCGCCCCGCTTCCTGCCCGAGTCCGCCCGCCACGCCGGTCGCCTCGACGTGCCCGGCGCCGCCACCGGCACGCTCGGCCTGCTCGCGATCGTCTTCGGTCTCACCCGCGCCAGCGAGGAGGCCCACGGCTGGGGCGACACCGGCACCATCGCGGCCCTCGTCGCCGGCGTCGTGCTGCTCGCGACGTTCATCGTGATCGAGACCCGCGTCTCCGACCCGCTCATGCCGATCCGCATCTTCGCCAACCGCACCCGCGCCGCGAGCTTCGTCGCGATGATGATGGTGCCGGCCGCGATGTTCGCGATGTTCTTCTTCCTCAGCCTCTACGTGCAGAACGTCGGCGGCTGGGAGCCGCTCCACACGGGCTTCGCCTTCCTCCCGTTCTCGGTCGGCATGATCGCGGGCGCGACGCTCTCGTCGAAGCTCGTGTCGCACGTCGACCCGCGCTTCATCGCCGGCACCGGCACGATCCTGGCCGCCATCGCCCTCTTCGGGTTCTCGCGGCTGCCCTCCGACCTCGCCGCCGGCGACGTCATCTCGTCGCTCGCGTCGGGTGGCTCCGCCGTCGACATCGACTACGTGTCGGGCATGCTGCCCTACCTGCTGCTCATGTCGTTCGGCATGGGCCTCACGTTCGTGCCGCTGACGCTCACCGCGGTGCACCACGTGCGCGCCGAGGACTCCGGCATCGGCTCGGGCGTGCTCAACACCATGCAGCAGGTCGGTGGCGCGCTCGGCCTCGCGGCGCTGGCCACGGTCGCCAGCCACGTCGCCACCACCAGCGCCGAGACGTTCGGCCCCCAGGCCGGCCAGGCCGTCGCCGGCGCCGGTGTGCCCGCGGAGCAGGGCGGCGCCCTCGCCCAGGCCGCGACCCAGCTGGCGGCGTTCGCCGACGGCAGCACGACCGCGTTCCTCGTGGGCGCCGGGCTCATCCTCATCGGCTCCGTGGTCGTGTGGCTCTTCGTCGACGTGAAGCACGAGGAGCTCGCGACGGACGCTCCCGAGGGCGTGCACGTCGGCTGA
- a CDS encoding alpha/beta fold hydrolase, giving the protein MDTARDLAPDHALTRVDVADPPGPRGLVLMLHGGKEHSDRAVDGRSASWRRAAAMQRTIAPALAEAGYATWLLRYRLRGWNGGAPVADARAALRRADAELPGLPVVLLGHSMGARTAVHVADHATVAGVVALAPWFPPGESVSALPGRTLRVMHGARDRITSARASEAYVARAADVGADATFVSAGLAGHYMFTHVARWNAFALERSLELLAAAHRGLSDSGR; this is encoded by the coding sequence GTGGACACCGCACGCGACCTCGCACCCGACCACGCCCTCACCCGCGTCGACGTGGCGGACCCCCCGGGGCCCCGCGGGTTGGTGCTCATGCTCCACGGCGGCAAGGAGCACTCGGACCGCGCCGTCGACGGCCGCAGCGCGTCCTGGCGACGCGCGGCGGCCATGCAGCGCACGATCGCGCCCGCCCTCGCCGAGGCCGGCTACGCGACCTGGCTGCTGCGCTACCGGCTCCGGGGCTGGAACGGCGGGGCCCCGGTCGCCGACGCCCGGGCTGCGCTGCGCCGCGCCGACGCCGAGCTCCCCGGCCTGCCCGTGGTGCTGCTCGGGCACTCGATGGGCGCCCGGACGGCCGTGCACGTCGCCGACCACGCCACCGTGGCGGGTGTCGTCGCCCTCGCGCCCTGGTTCCCGCCCGGCGAGTCCGTCTCCGCCCTGCCCGGCCGCACGCTCCGGGTCATGCACGGGGCCCGCGACCGGATCACCTCGGCGCGGGCGTCGGAGGCGTACGTCGCGCGCGCGGCCGACGTCGGCGCCGACGCCACCTTCGTGAGCGCCGGGCTGGCGGGGCACTACATGTTCACCCACGTCGCGCGCTGGAACGCGTTCGCGCTGGAGCGCTCCCTGGAGCTCCTGGCGGCCGCTCACCGGGGGCTGTCAGACTCGGGGAGGTGA
- a CDS encoding serpin family protein codes for MSEKSTSTLRPDVDLAGPVATYADRLHRALGGTHHVVSPLGVWLVLALAGTAATRTETQRRMTDVLGVDPFDAADATRALVDAAPAELRLAVGAWVADATRDGANPAAYDVWSRSLPRSAGTGPIPPQAELDAWADEHTDGMIPRFPADVPPTTSVLLASAVMTRISWAQPFTAVPASDLGGVWAGTVDRVLRSPAEHPVAAVEVDGARYAVHRAASSGDTTVLSVIAEHADAEPADVVAVAHTVALGGGTAVPLADLPLGEGPVWTVTEEDGFGGDRTQALLPAWASDTEVDLLRVPAGVDAGFAALADLLPTAPTDRTGALQKCVARYSREGFEAAAVTAMMRAATGAPRRGRVRRGTARFARPYAVVATVRTEAGPLPAFSGWITEPVEAD; via the coding sequence GTGAGCGAGAAGAGCACCAGCACCCTCCGCCCCGACGTCGACCTGGCCGGTCCGGTCGCCACCTACGCCGACCGGCTCCACCGCGCCCTCGGCGGCACCCACCACGTGGTCTCGCCCCTCGGCGTGTGGCTCGTGCTGGCCCTCGCCGGCACCGCGGCCACCCGCACCGAGACGCAGCGTCGGATGACCGACGTGCTGGGGGTCGACCCCTTCGACGCCGCCGACGCGACGCGCGCGCTCGTGGACGCTGCTCCCGCCGAGCTGCGGCTCGCCGTCGGCGCCTGGGTCGCCGACGCGACGCGGGACGGGGCGAACCCCGCGGCGTACGACGTGTGGTCCCGCAGCCTGCCCCGCTCCGCGGGCACCGGTCCGATCCCACCGCAGGCCGAGCTCGACGCCTGGGCGGACGAGCACACCGACGGCATGATCCCGCGGTTCCCCGCCGACGTGCCGCCGACCACCAGCGTGCTCCTGGCGAGCGCGGTGATGACCCGCATCTCCTGGGCCCAGCCGTTCACCGCGGTGCCCGCGTCCGACCTCGGCGGCGTCTGGGCCGGCACCGTGGACCGGGTGCTCCGCAGTCCCGCCGAGCACCCCGTCGCGGCGGTGGAGGTGGACGGCGCGCGCTACGCCGTGCACCGCGCCGCGAGCAGCGGCGACACGACGGTGCTCAGCGTCATCGCCGAGCACGCGGACGCGGAGCCCGCCGACGTCGTCGCGGTCGCGCACACCGTCGCGCTGGGCGGCGGCACGGCGGTGCCCCTCGCCGACCTGCCCCTCGGTGAGGGTCCGGTGTGGACCGTCACCGAGGAGGACGGGTTCGGCGGCGACCGGACGCAGGCCCTGCTGCCGGCCTGGGCCTCCGACACCGAGGTGGACCTCCTGAGGGTGCCGGCCGGGGTCGACGCCGGGTTCGCAGCGCTCGCCGACCTCCTGCCGACGGCCCCCACCGACCGCACCGGTGCCCTCCAGAAGTGCGTCGCCCGCTACTCGCGCGAGGGGTTCGAGGCGGCCGCCGTCACCGCGATGATGCGGGCGGCCACCGGAGCGCCGAGGCGGGGACGCGTACGCCGCGGGACCGCCCGCTTCGCGCGGCCGTACGCCGTCGTGGCGACCGTGCGGACGGAAGCGGGCCCCCTCCCCGCCTTCTCCGGCTGGATCACCGAGCCGGTCGAGGCGGACTGA
- the gatA gene encoding Asp-tRNA(Asn)/Glu-tRNA(Gln) amidotransferase subunit GatA, giving the protein MSAATTDWTRRTAAELADALAAGEVTSVELTQAHLDRIAAVDGDADSGVHAFLHVDAEGALAQARASDERRSAGAPLHALDGVPIAVKDVLATTGLPTTCGSRILEGWVPPYDATVVTKLKAAGLPILGKTNMDEFAMGSSTEHSAYGPTRNPWDLTRIPGGSGGGSAAAVAAYEAPLAIGTDTGGSIRQPGAVTGTVGVKPTYGAVSRYGLVALANSLDQVGPVTRTVLDSALLQDLIGGHDPRDSTSIPQELPSLVEAARQGATGDLTGLKVGVVEELSGDGWQPGVKARFDETVALLVDAGAEVVEVSCPNIVHAIAAYYLVLPAECSSNLAKFDAMRYGVRVLPDGVDAPSAEEVMRASRDAGFGDEVKRRIIIGTYALSSGYYDAYYGQAQKIRTLIARDFDAAFEQVDVLVSPTAPTTAFKLGEKLDDPLAMYAGDLATIPANLAGIPGISVPAGLADEDGLPVGFQVLAPAMADDRVYRVGAAVEALLARTWGGALLAQAPELEEVAR; this is encoded by the coding sequence GTGAGCGCCGCGACCACCGACTGGACCCGCCGCACCGCCGCCGAGCTGGCCGACGCGCTGGCCGCCGGCGAGGTCACCTCGGTCGAGCTGACCCAGGCCCACCTCGACCGGATCGCCGCCGTCGACGGCGACGCCGACTCGGGCGTGCACGCCTTCCTCCACGTGGACGCCGAGGGCGCCCTCGCGCAGGCCCGCGCCTCGGACGAGCGTCGCTCGGCGGGCGCCCCGCTCCACGCCCTCGACGGCGTGCCGATCGCCGTCAAGGACGTGCTCGCGACCACGGGCCTGCCCACGACGTGCGGCTCGCGCATCCTCGAGGGCTGGGTGCCGCCGTACGACGCCACCGTCGTCACCAAGCTCAAGGCCGCCGGCCTGCCGATCCTCGGCAAGACCAACATGGACGAGTTCGCCATGGGCTCCTCCACCGAGCACTCGGCGTACGGACCGACCCGCAACCCGTGGGACCTGACCCGCATCCCGGGCGGCTCCGGCGGCGGGTCGGCGGCCGCGGTCGCGGCGTACGAGGCCCCCCTCGCCATCGGCACCGACACGGGCGGCTCCATCCGGCAGCCCGGCGCCGTCACGGGCACGGTGGGCGTGAAGCCGACGTACGGCGCGGTGTCGCGCTACGGCCTCGTCGCGCTCGCCAACTCGCTCGACCAGGTCGGTCCGGTGACCCGCACGGTGCTCGACTCGGCCCTGCTGCAGGACCTGATCGGCGGCCACGACCCGCGCGACTCCACGAGCATCCCGCAGGAGCTGCCCAGCCTGGTCGAGGCCGCCCGCCAGGGCGCCACCGGTGACCTGACCGGTCTCAAGGTCGGCGTCGTGGAGGAGCTGAGCGGCGACGGCTGGCAGCCCGGCGTGAAGGCCCGCTTCGACGAGACTGTCGCGCTGCTCGTCGACGCCGGCGCCGAGGTCGTCGAGGTCAGCTGCCCGAACATCGTGCACGCCATCGCGGCGTACTACCTGGTGCTCCCCGCGGAGTGCTCCTCCAACCTCGCGAAGTTCGACGCGATGCGCTACGGCGTGCGGGTGCTGCCCGACGGCGTCGACGCGCCGAGCGCGGAGGAGGTCATGCGCGCGAGCCGCGACGCCGGCTTCGGCGACGAGGTGAAGCGCCGCATCATCATCGGCACCTACGCGCTGTCGTCGGGCTACTACGACGCCTACTACGGCCAGGCGCAGAAGATCCGCACGCTCATCGCCCGCGACTTCGACGCCGCCTTCGAGCAGGTCGACGTGCTCGTCAGCCCGACGGCGCCGACGACCGCGTTCAAGCTCGGTGAGAAGCTCGACGACCCGCTGGCGATGTACGCCGGCGACCTCGCCACGATCCCCGCGAACCTGGCCGGCATCCCGGGCATCTCCGTGCCCGCCGGTCTCGCCGACGAGGACGGGCTGCCGGTCGGCTTCCAGGTGCTGGCGCCGGCGATGGCCGACGACCGGGTCTACCGGGTCGGTGCGGCCGTCGAGGCACTGCTGGCACGCACGTGGGGCGGGGCCTTGCTCGCGCAGGCCCCCGAGCTGGAGGAGGTCGCCCGATGA